Proteins from a single region of Anaerotignum faecicola:
- a CDS encoding NADH peroxidase, which produces MKKFVCSVCGYVHEGDTAPEKCPVCGVGADKFKEQTGSLEWAAEHVVGVANGVSEDIIKDLRANFEGECCEVGMYLAMGRVAHREGYPEIGLYYEKAAWEEAEHAAKFAELLGEVITDSTKKNLELRIAAENGATAGKVDLAKRAKAANLDAIHDTVHEMARDEARHGKAFEGLYNRYFGK; this is translated from the coding sequence ATGAAAAAATTTGTTTGTTCAGTTTGCGGTTATGTACATGAAGGTGACACAGCTCCTGAAAAATGTCCTGTATGCGGCGTTGGCGCCGATAAATTTAAAGAGCAGACCGGTTCTCTTGAATGGGCTGCAGAACATGTTGTAGGCGTTGCAAACGGCGTAAGCGAAGATATCATCAAAGACCTCAGGGCTAACTTTGAAGGCGAATGCTGCGAAGTAGGCATGTACCTTGCAATGGGCCGCGTTGCACATAGAGAAGGCTATCCTGAAATCGGATTATATTATGAAAAAGCCGCTTGGGAAGAAGCGGAACATGCGGCTAAATTTGCTGAACTCCTCGGCGAAGTTATCACAGATTCTACAAAGAAAAATCTTGAATTGCGTATTGCGGCAGAAAACGGCGCAACAGCAGGCAAAGTAGACCTTGCAAAACGCGCTAAAGCGGCTAACCTTGACGCTATCCATGACACAGTGCATGAAATGGCAAGGGACGAAGCTCGTCACGGCAAAGCATTTGAAGGCCTTTACAACAGGTATTTCGGCAAATAA
- a CDS encoding insulinase family protein, whose translation MNKFETGMIYNGFKLIQMEEVEDINSRCHVFEHEKTGAKLFYAQNNDENKVFFVAFKTPPSDNCGTAHIMEHSVLCGSEKYPAKDPFNTLVKGSLNTYLNALTYSDKTMYPVASCNHEDFKNLMDVYLDAVFNPRAVRDRKIFMQEGWHFELENKDAPLKLNGVVYNEMKGAFSGPDRLLGETINKTLFKDSIYKYESGGNPENIPDLTYENFVGFYNEYYHPSNSFFYLYGDMDVEYALERINSGYLEKYDRKEIKNDIADEPAHTHCGFASDTFSVPKGTKTGKESMISFNFVVGKSTDTLLSLSMDVLSYVLLETSASPVKKAVIDKGIAQSVEGWFDNTTKQMVFSIVAKNTSCRKIGSFKDTVLNSLKDILKTGLDPKLVESAINYYEFLLREADYGYRPKGLAYGMDMMKGWLHGQNPVEAVKIWKYFDIMRERAKDGYFENIIKENILMSPIHSIAAVAAEEGKEERLEAELQKRLDEYKKSLSDSEVESIVRETKELIEYQSAQDSQEILDTIPMLKKDDIKKEASFDRVVGEEIRGVKSLFIPLDTNGIIYGKIMFTLNKVPRELVPYAGLLSRVLGRIDTVRYDYETLPTEINMYTGGIAGRLSVYKNKDGFKPVMSLNGKALARNGKKMFEIMEEIIFGSLYSSVDNLTKIILDLKAEYERRYDNNGHAAAVSRCEALLSAAGEYEDLAKGIAFSDFLQLAAENPKETAQNLKKTADLIFTRDNLIVAACSDDKNAGFVSRSAEGLVQSFANGKNPDAEFVFGGKILSEAIETGSKIVYNAMCGNFAKAGYSYSGKMSVIKNIINTEFLWNEVRVKGGAYGCGAGFDRYGGVYAYSYRDPNVASTYKNFRDIGSFLKNVSLSEKDIVRYTLGAVNVADRPKSNADRFETALSRYINGYSKEDVQKERDELLSVCANDVKVFGEIFDKSMENNAVCTFGSETKIRENSQMFEEIRKLYKR comes from the coding sequence ATGAATAAATTTGAAACAGGCATGATATACAACGGTTTTAAACTTATCCAAATGGAAGAAGTTGAAGATATTAACAGCCGTTGCCATGTTTTTGAACATGAAAAAACGGGAGCAAAACTTTTTTATGCTCAAAATAACGATGAAAACAAAGTATTTTTTGTGGCTTTTAAAACTCCGCCTTCGGACAACTGCGGGACGGCCCATATTATGGAACATTCCGTTTTATGCGGTTCCGAAAAATATCCGGCTAAGGATCCGTTCAATACGCTTGTTAAGGGTTCGTTAAATACTTATCTTAACGCCCTCACATATTCCGACAAAACAATGTATCCTGTGGCAAGCTGCAATCACGAGGACTTTAAAAACCTTATGGACGTATATCTTGACGCCGTTTTTAATCCGCGCGCCGTCAGGGACAGAAAGATATTTATGCAGGAAGGCTGGCATTTCGAACTTGAAAATAAAGACGCGCCGCTTAAATTAAACGGCGTTGTATATAATGAAATGAAAGGGGCTTTTTCGGGGCCGGACAGGCTCTTAGGAGAAACTATAAATAAAACGCTTTTTAAAGATTCCATATATAAATATGAAAGCGGTGGAAATCCCGAAAATATACCGGATCTGACATATGAGAATTTCGTCGGCTTTTATAATGAGTATTATCACCCTTCAAACAGCTTTTTTTATCTTTACGGCGATATGGACGTTGAGTATGCCCTTGAACGCATAAACAGCGGTTATCTTGAAAAATATGACAGGAAGGAAATTAAAAACGATATAGCCGACGAGCCCGCGCATACCCACTGCGGGTTCGCTTCGGATACGTTTTCCGTTCCCAAAGGGACAAAAACAGGCAAGGAAAGCATGATTTCGTTTAATTTTGTAGTGGGAAAATCTACAGATACGCTTTTGTCTTTAAGCATGGACGTTTTAAGCTATGTGCTTCTTGAAACAAGCGCGTCGCCTGTTAAAAAAGCCGTTATAGATAAAGGAATAGCACAGAGCGTGGAAGGATGGTTCGACAACACCACAAAGCAGATGGTGTTCAGTATCGTTGCAAAAAATACGTCGTGCCGTAAAATCGGAAGCTTTAAGGACACCGTGCTTAATTCGCTTAAAGACATATTAAAGACAGGGCTTGATCCTAAACTTGTGGAATCCGCCATAAATTATTACGAGTTTCTTTTGAGGGAGGCCGATTACGGATACAGGCCGAAAGGCCTTGCCTACGGCATGGATATGATGAAAGGATGGCTCCATGGACAAAACCCGGTTGAAGCCGTTAAAATATGGAAATATTTTGATATTATGCGCGAAAGGGCAAAGGACGGGTATTTTGAAAATATAATCAAGGAAAATATTTTAATGAGCCCTATACATTCCATAGCCGCGGTTGCCGCGGAAGAAGGGAAAGAAGAAAGGCTTGAAGCGGAGCTTCAAAAACGCCTTGACGAGTATAAAAAATCGCTTTCGGACAGCGAGGTTGAAAGTATTGTAAGGGAAACAAAAGAGCTTATCGAATACCAAAGCGCCCAGGACAGTCAGGAAATACTCGATACTATACCCATGCTTAAAAAGGATGATATTAAAAAGGAAGCTTCTTTTGACCGGGTTGTCGGGGAAGAAATAAGGGGAGTAAAATCTCTTTTTATACCGCTTGATACGAACGGGATTATATACGGGAAAATCATGTTTACGCTTAACAAAGTGCCGAGGGAGCTTGTGCCGTATGCCGGGCTTTTGTCAAGGGTTTTGGGCAGGATTGATACGGTGAGGTACGATTATGAAACGCTCCCTACGGAAATAAATATGTATACGGGCGGTATCGCCGGAAGGCTTTCCGTATATAAAAATAAGGACGGATTTAAACCGGTGATGTCGCTTAACGGCAAGGCCCTTGCAAGAAACGGCAAAAAAATGTTTGAAATAATGGAAGAAATAATATTCGGCAGCCTTTACAGCAGCGTTGACAACCTGACGAAAATAATACTGGACTTAAAGGCGGAGTATGAAAGAAGATATGACAATAACGGCCATGCGGCCGCCGTTTCAAGATGCGAGGCGCTTTTGAGCGCCGCAGGCGAGTATGAGGATTTGGCCAAGGGAATAGCTTTCAGCGACTTTTTGCAGCTCGCGGCCGAAAATCCAAAAGAAACGGCGCAAAACCTCAAAAAGACAGCCGACCTTATATTTACAAGGGATAACCTGATTGTTGCCGCGTGCTCCGACGATAAAAACGCAGGATTTGTTTCAAGGAGCGCGGAAGGGCTTGTGCAAAGCTTTGCAAACGGGAAAAATCCCGACGCGGAATTTGTTTTCGGCGGGAAAATTTTGTCGGAAGCTATAGAAACGGGCAGCAAGATAGTGTATAATGCCATGTGCGGGAATTTTGCCAAGGCCGGCTACAGCTACAGCGGCAAGATGTCCGTTATTAAAAATATTATAAATACTGAATTTTTGTGGAATGAAGTGCGCGTTAAAGGCGGCGCATACGGATGCGGCGCGGGCTTTGACAGATACGGCGGAGTTTATGCATATTCATACCGCGATCCGAATGTGGCTTCCACATACAAGAATTTTAGGGATATAGGCAGTTTCCTTAAAAACGTTTCCCTTTCGGAAAAAGACATTGTGCGCTATACATTAGGCGCGGTAAACGTTGCCGACAGGCCGAAAAGCAATGCGGATCGTTTTGAAACGGCTTTATCAAGGTATATAAACGGATATTCTAAAGAGGACGTGCAGAAAGAACGCGACGAGCTTTTAAGCGTTTGCGCAAACGACGTTAAAGTATTCGGCGAGATTTTCGATAAATCTATGGAAAACAATGCGGTATGCACATTCGGTTCGGAAACAAAAATCAGGGAGAATTCTCAGATGTTTGAAGAAATAAGAAAACTTTACAAAAGGTGA
- a CDS encoding M48 family metallopeptidase, producing MSRKSVSYMGIPIEYTLTRKPVKNINIRINEHGEIMVSAGRRVPSGYINDFVESRAEWIIRNLAAIERYNETKPDSGVYTGKKVYFLGQLCVIDVEEGEGERVLIDGNVISIYTKKADDHEAVKKMYLKWLYTEAEKVFSLRMEEIYSIISGEGVPRAALDIRNMKSVWGTCNIEKCKITLNLQLIKADVKCIDQVILHEYMHFKVRNHGADFYKLIDKYMSDWREYKKDLEEKYKDGI from the coding sequence GTGAGCAGGAAATCTGTTTCTTATATGGGCATACCTATAGAATACACTTTGACGAGGAAACCGGTTAAAAATATTAATATAAGGATTAACGAGCACGGGGAAATAATGGTTTCGGCCGGCAGGAGAGTGCCGAGCGGATATATAAACGATTTTGTCGAAAGCCGCGCCGAATGGATCATAAGAAACCTGGCCGCCATTGAAAGGTATAATGAAACAAAACCCGACAGCGGCGTATACACAGGAAAAAAAGTATACTTCCTGGGGCAGCTTTGCGTTATTGACGTTGAGGAAGGCGAAGGCGAAAGGGTTTTAATTGACGGAAATGTTATTAGTATATATACAAAAAAGGCGGACGACCATGAGGCTGTGAAAAAAATGTATCTTAAATGGCTTTATACGGAAGCTGAAAAGGTTTTTAGCCTTCGCATGGAGGAGATTTATTCGATTATAAGCGGCGAGGGCGTACCGAGGGCGGCATTGGACATACGAAATATGAAATCCGTTTGGGGGACATGCAACATTGAAAAATGTAAAATAACATTAAACCTACAGCTTATAAAGGCGGACGTTAAGTGTATCGATCAGGTTATACTGCACGAATATATGCATTTTAAGGTTCGGAACCACGGCGCCGATTTTTATAAACTGATTGACAAATATATGTCAGACTGGCGCGAATATAAAAAGGATCTGGAGGAAAAATATAAGGACGGTATTTAA
- a CDS encoding molybdopterin-binding protein: MFKNAFIIPTGDELKAGIVLDTDSPMIMQELLSLNGGARVTRLAPVEDIETAISETVLEMHKSGADLIVLIGGSGGGHRYSTTLGRDFTHSSLENILENSISREMYGKNGHMWSKLVIGNIGGTLVFNVPGPYDEAKAAVSAFKKAYAENETDFDAVNKRMMEAVKAKYGFE; encoded by the coding sequence ATGTTTAAAAACGCGTTTATTATACCGACCGGCGACGAGCTTAAGGCCGGAATTGTGCTCGATACCGACAGCCCTATGATTATGCAGGAGCTTTTGTCCTTAAACGGTGGGGCGAGAGTTACACGCCTTGCGCCTGTCGAGGACATTGAAACCGCCATAAGCGAAACGGTTTTGGAAATGCACAAAAGCGGAGCGGATTTAATAGTGCTCATAGGCGGAAGCGGCGGCGGGCACCGTTACAGTACAACCCTCGGCAGGGATTTTACACATTCATCCCTCGAAAATATACTTGAAAACAGCATAAGCCGTGAAATGTACGGAAAAAACGGGCATATGTGGAGCAAACTTGTAATCGGAAACATAGGCGGAACGCTTGTTTTTAATGTTCCGGGGCCGTACGACGAGGCAAAGGCCGCCGTATCGGCTTTTAAAAAGGCGTATGCGGAAAACGAAACGGATTTTGACGCTGTGAATAAACGTATGATGGAAGCCGTAAAGGCAAAATACGGTTTTGAATAA